The Halotia branconii CENA392 region AACAGTTAACTCAAGAAGCCGACATTCAAGCATGGATGATCCATTATGGTTTAACTGCAAGTCAATTAGAAACTATTACTCTTCGTAAATTGAAACTAGAAAAATTCAAGCAAGCTACTTGGGGTCATAAACTAGAATCCTATTTCTTTCAGAATAAGAGCAAACTAGATAAAGTAATTTATTCTCTATTACGAACTCAAGATATAGGCATTGCTCAAGAACTCTACTTCCGCATTCAAGCAAATGAGCAATCATTCGCAGATGTAGCACGAGAATATTCACTTGGGCCAGAAGCCCAAACTGGTGGGTTAGTTGGGCCTATTGAACTGAATGCACTTCATCCGGCAATGGTACAAATGCTTTCTACTAGTCAACCCGATCAAGTTCTGCCCCCCACTCGCATCGCTGAGTGGTTTGTAATTTTGCGGTTAGAGAAATTCATCCCAGCCCAACTCGATGAATCTATAAAAGCGCGCCTACTTAATGAACTTTTTGAAACTTGGTTACAGGAACAGAAAAAGCAGATAACATCTTTGCCCAATTTTTCAGACACCTAAATAACCCTGCGTCGTAGTCTGTCAAGTTTAAATTGATTCTTGCTGAGAGAGATACGAACCAAAATATTTATTTGATGCAGTCAAGGAAATCATCAATATAGTAGGCGGGATTTTAAGTGAAGATTGGGCAAAATCAGCAAATTCATTGCTCACTAGGCTGTTTGACGCAGCACTATTAATTAAATATTGATTTACCAAAACTACAACAGACAGAAAATAAATTAGAAGATATATTGTTAATACTGCAATTTAACTTTAAGCAAGCAAAAGCTGATACTAATTGGGACTTAGTAAATAGCGTAAGACCAGCAATTCAAGAATGTAAAGATACCATAGATAGTATTAGATCTGCATATGCGTTATCCCAAACCTTTATAGAGACGTAGCACTGCTACATCTCTACATTCTTTTTCAGCAGATTTTTACTGCTACTATATTTTTACAACTTAGTACCACACTCACAACAAAAGTTGTGACTGGGTTGGTTTGTTGTCCCACAATGGCTGCAATGAACTGGTTCTACTGCGGCTTTTGGTAGTTGTTTAGGTAAGCCAATCATCTGAGCATTACTTTTACCTGGCGCTACCATTGGATAGCAGTTTTCGTCTCTGGTAACTCGCACATCTACAACTACTGGGCCTTTGTGTGCTATCATCTCAGCGATCGCATCTTTTAATTGAGCGCGATCGCTAATCACCATACCCTTGATACTGTATGCTTTAGCCAACAGTTCTATGTCTGGCATCCCGACTTCCATATTCGAGCAAGAATAACGCTCACCGTAGAAAGCTTGTTGCCATTGGCGTACCATTCCCTGCCAGCCATTATTCATAATTACGGTCTTGACATTAATACCATATTGTGCAAGTGTGCCAAGTTCCTGCAAACACATCTGAAAACTGGCATCGCCGCTAATACAAATGACTTCTTCATCAGGGAAGGCAACTTTCGCACCCATTGCCGCAGGTACGCCAAAACCCATTGTTCCTAAACCAGCACTAGAAATCCAGCGTCTTGGGCCGTTCTTGAGAAATTGTGCTGCCCACATTTGATGTTGACCGACATCTGTGGTGTAGAAAGCGTGCGGGGCTTGACGACTAACTTCTACAATGACTTCTTGGGGTGAAATACTGTCAGGATGCTGCGGCACTTCTAATGGATAATCTTGCCGCCAGCGGTTGACTAAATTTAACCACTCTTCGGTTTGATTAGGTCTATTTTTGATCCCTAATTGTTTGCACCGCCGCAATAGTTCGACTAGTACATGACGCACATCGCCAACGATGGGAACTTCTGGAACTCGGTTTTTACCAACTTCTGCGGGGTCAATATCAATGTGAATGACCTTTGCATGGGAGGCAAATTCATCTAATTTACCAGTCACTCGGTCATCAAATCTGGCTCCGACACAGATTAGCAAATCACAATCGCTAACAGCAAAGTTGGCGTAAGCTGTGCCATGCATTCCCAACATACCCAATGCTAGGGGATGATGTTCATCAAAAGCACCGATACCCAT contains the following coding sequences:
- a CDS encoding peptidylprolyl isomerase; protein product: MTEVIQIGNRTIEARELIPLLASYQMLPQLLRELIIDEAIAPIECTPEEIAHAQQQFYAEKQLTQEADIQAWMIHYGLTASQLETITLRKLKLEKFKQATWGHKLESYFFQNKSKLDKVIYSLLRTQDIGIAQELYFRIQANEQSFADVAREYSLGPEAQTGGLVGPIELNALHPAMVQMLSTSQPDQVLPPTRIAEWFVILRLEKFIPAQLDESIKARLLNELFETWLQEQKKQITSLPNFSDT
- the ilvB gene encoding biosynthetic-type acetolactate synthase large subunit, with the protein product MTVRLPSLTSPSQTENQVQSAAVSNATDVTTPKRASGGFALIDSLLRHEVEYIFGYPGGAILPIYDDLYKVVEATGAIKHILVRHEQGAAHAADGYARATGKVGVCFGTSGPGATNLVTGIATAYMDSIPMIVVTGQVNRKSIGTDAFQETDIYGITLPIVKHSYVVRDPADMAKIVAEAFHIASTGRPGPVLIDVPKDVALEQFDYVPVEPGSVKLRGYRPTLKGNPRQINGAIQLIRESRRPLLYVGGGAIAANAHQEVKELAELFQIPVTTTLMGIGAFDEHHPLALGMLGMHGTAYANFAVSDCDLLICVGARFDDRVTGKLDEFASHAKVIHIDIDPAEVGKNRVPEVPIVGDVRHVLVELLRRCKQLGIKNRPNQTEEWLNLVNRWRQDYPLEVPQHPDSISPQEVIVEVSRQAPHAFYTTDVGQHQMWAAQFLKNGPRRWISSAGLGTMGFGVPAAMGAKVAFPDEEVICISGDASFQMCLQELGTLAQYGINVKTVIMNNGWQGMVRQWQQAFYGERYSCSNMEVGMPDIELLAKAYSIKGMVISDRAQLKDAIAEMIAHKGPVVVDVRVTRDENCYPMVAPGKSNAQMIGLPKQLPKAAVEPVHCSHCGTTNQPSHNFCCECGTKL